From the Bdellovibrio reynosensis genome, one window contains:
- a CDS encoding outer membrane protein assembly factor BamB family protein — translation MKKIIFIVYCILILGLLTWVEYKTLPLLKSDFSFEKLATAVTASPLQYSVTDPSQATSMYRGNAARWGRVDISSQDEFLPFSLKWQVKNLNNGIHRASKSSPAVDDEGFYVADDTGFVRAYDWQGQLKWQFVSAVATRGLHSTPLVDKDSIYFGDYAGFIYCLNKHDGSIRWITKAGMTIGSSPLLHDGVLYVGVELNGPDGFLLALNAKNGAWLWNSNLIGNHPHSSPALDDSNNLIFMGSNTGFLQAFDLKNGKHFWDFASKDDIKCSPLVMNESVYFSSWDGFIYSVKAKSGKLNWKTALDGGSMSCPSISRDGKTVAITGAKQNFVLDADTGKIQWISNIENIANRAQSSPLILSYEKKETVVFLCENQGLCFYDLQSGKLQQMIKLTGTFSSSPVYHKGHLFLATSGADGLLVLTQESN, via the coding sequence ATGAAGAAGATAATTTTCATCGTCTATTGCATTTTAATCCTAGGTTTACTTACTTGGGTCGAATACAAAACTTTACCATTGCTTAAATCGGATTTTAGTTTTGAAAAGTTGGCCACTGCCGTCACTGCAAGCCCTTTACAATACTCTGTCACGGACCCCTCGCAAGCGACTTCCATGTACCGTGGAAATGCCGCGCGCTGGGGGCGAGTTGATATTTCTAGCCAAGATGAATTTCTACCTTTTTCTTTAAAGTGGCAGGTAAAAAATCTGAACAATGGAATTCACAGAGCTTCTAAAAGTTCCCCTGCTGTAGATGATGAAGGATTTTATGTCGCCGACGACACTGGTTTTGTAAGGGCCTATGATTGGCAAGGTCAACTGAAGTGGCAGTTTGTAAGTGCCGTCGCTACCCGCGGTTTGCACTCAACCCCCCTTGTAGATAAGGACAGCATCTATTTTGGTGATTATGCTGGCTTTATCTATTGTTTAAACAAACATGATGGCAGCATACGCTGGATAACGAAGGCCGGTATGACGATTGGGTCTTCACCGCTTTTGCATGATGGCGTCTTATATGTCGGCGTTGAACTTAACGGCCCCGATGGTTTTTTGCTGGCGCTGAATGCTAAAAACGGAGCCTGGCTTTGGAATTCAAATCTTATTGGAAATCATCCCCATTCTTCACCTGCTTTAGATGATAGCAATAATCTGATTTTCATGGGATCTAACACAGGATTTCTTCAAGCCTTCGATCTTAAAAACGGCAAACACTTTTGGGATTTCGCAAGTAAAGACGACATCAAATGCAGCCCCCTAGTGATGAATGAATCGGTTTATTTTAGTTCTTGGGACGGTTTTATTTATTCTGTAAAAGCAAAGTCAGGAAAGCTTAATTGGAAGACTGCTTTAGATGGGGGATCCATGTCTTGCCCTTCTATCAGCCGAGATGGCAAAACCGTCGCCATCACCGGGGCAAAACAAAACTTTGTCCTTGACGCTGACACTGGCAAAATTCAATGGATCAGCAATATTGAAAATATCGCCAACCGCGCGCAATCAAGTCCGTTGATTTTAAGTTACGAAAAAAAAGAAACCGTGGTGTTCCTGTGCGAAAACCAAGGGCTTTGCTTTTACGATTTACAGTCTGGAAAATTGCAACAGATGATAAAACTAACCGGTACCTTTTCAAGTTCTCCGGTTTATCATAAGGGTCATTTATTCTTGGCGACTTCAGGTGCAGACGGATTATTAGTTCTTACTCAAGAGTCGAACTAA
- a CDS encoding HTTM domain-containing protein, translating into MKKYFCRNISEIFHSRALNLYGVLLALSHVLSAYFWMENSLRLVSAALPLCWPMMPFCESFRFSDGNNAALFLYFYAALGLITAVAFYLQKRVAYFLLAGLLVLKVYFLSLSYGLMGNYHYMGFIVHLAFLFVPHKKQLIPFIIGIFYWGAGLLKFNPEWLSGVALVRPSFLSPLLQHLSLIYVVILETILVFGLFSKKPLHRYLILGQFFLFHLFSWHIVGYFYPLTMFLLLGLFILIPLGKEPWESYLDQNLIKNKSSLGLLLLLASLQFIPYMFSKDPATSGAPRLVSLNMLDANVHCETVLIRNLKNAGEIYDPFIRPPSTRTQCDPIVYLNQIHRICQNDDGNFDFWLQSRRSTESQLQTRLHIKDVCKKSFMALFWAEIL; encoded by the coding sequence ATGAAGAAATATTTTTGCAGGAATATTTCAGAGATCTTTCATTCTCGGGCTTTAAATCTGTATGGAGTTTTACTGGCACTGAGCCATGTACTAAGTGCCTACTTTTGGATGGAAAATTCTTTACGTTTAGTTAGCGCAGCTTTACCCCTGTGTTGGCCGATGATGCCCTTTTGCGAATCGTTTAGATTCAGTGACGGTAATAATGCGGCTTTGTTTTTATACTTTTATGCAGCTTTAGGTTTAATCACCGCCGTTGCTTTTTATTTACAAAAGCGGGTTGCTTACTTTCTTTTAGCTGGGCTGCTTGTTTTGAAAGTTTACTTTTTAAGTCTTAGTTATGGCCTTATGGGCAATTACCACTACATGGGTTTTATTGTGCATCTGGCATTTTTATTTGTTCCCCATAAAAAACAACTGATTCCATTTATAATTGGGATTTTTTATTGGGGAGCAGGCCTTTTAAAATTCAATCCTGAATGGCTAAGCGGTGTCGCTTTAGTTCGCCCTAGTTTTTTAAGTCCGCTTTTACAGCATTTAAGTTTAATCTATGTCGTTATCTTGGAAACGATCCTAGTTTTTGGTTTATTCAGTAAAAAACCATTGCACCGTTACTTGATCCTGGGACAATTTTTCTTATTTCATTTATTTTCCTGGCACATCGTTGGTTACTTTTATCCATTAACAATGTTTTTACTTTTAGGATTATTCATTTTAATTCCTCTGGGCAAAGAACCTTGGGAATCTTATTTAGATCAGAATTTGATAAAGAATAAGTCATCATTAGGTTTATTGCTTCTTCTGGCCAGTCTGCAATTCATACCTTATATGTTTTCAAAGGACCCAGCGACCAGTGGGGCCCCACGTCTGGTATCTTTAAATATGTTAGATGCAAACGTGCACTGTGAAACTGTTTTAATTAGAAATCTGAAAAATGCGGGCGAAATTTATGACCCGTTTATTCGTCCCCCTTCCACGCGCACGCAATGTGATCCGATTGTTTATTTAAATCAAATTCATCGCATCTGCCAAAATGATGACGGCAATTTTGATTTTTGGTTGCAGTCCCGTCGCAGCACCGAATCGCAATTGCAAACACGGCTACATATTAAAGATGTCTGCAAAAAGTCTTTTATGGCTTTGTTCTGGGCGGAAATTTTATGA
- a CDS encoding OsmC family protein: MDRKASAIWRGNLKKGKGELSTESGAVKNVPYTFSNRFEDVPGTNPEELVGAAHAGCFSMFLAGALEKKGFIADSLETSAVVTIEKQGDGFTVTSSKLKLRAQVPDCDAKTFQAIAEDSKANCPISRLLNTKVTLEVDFHSPLHASSTAH; this comes from the coding sequence ATGGATCGAAAAGCCAGTGCTATCTGGAGAGGCAACTTAAAAAAAGGCAAAGGTGAACTTTCAACTGAAAGTGGCGCTGTTAAAAATGTTCCTTACACCTTTTCAAATCGCTTTGAAGATGTTCCAGGGACCAATCCTGAAGAACTTGTTGGCGCTGCCCATGCGGGATGCTTTTCCATGTTTTTAGCTGGAGCCTTAGAGAAAAAAGGATTTATTGCTGACAGCCTTGAAACCAGTGCTGTCGTGACCATTGAAAAACAAGGAGACGGCTTTACGGTGACCTCTTCAAAACTTAAACTGCGCGCGCAAGTGCCAGACTGTGATGCTAAAACATTTCAAGCCATCGCTGAAGATTCAAAAGCCAATTGCCCTATTTCAAGATTGTTAAATACGAAAGTGACCTTGGAGGTGGATTTCCATTCGCCGCTGCACGCTTCAAGTACAGCCCACTAG
- a CDS encoding Ig-like domain-containing protein, with protein sequence MLARTFLITSLLVLVGCMNGGFETLSSALKLKTTLKAAYKTTDVIALQWQVAKGDQAPEYLQLEVSTDDGKTWTVHQENIEPTGLYDWDLSPLLPGTYKVALVTFIKGTSERFILGSIFIDNQVPVVGADQSISVTEDTVKTFDINLPVENDQYTLSIVSAPTKGSLTGCTDGGSTLQCVYTTSADNDLDDQFTYKIVDRAGYESAIGTVNFDLQPLNDVPVITTLACAASAGENVLYSCTISATDVDLPSPLTLSYQLDPATTCGPWLTIDSSTGVVSGTPAGSDVGTSCTVEVYAEDDVSGQSQHFAWSLAIENSPPIIILTGGPYSINEDAGLATVIPAGNISSIEEGGASTYSLSTPSVSGDLCEDHTAAPLATNLSIDSSTGAVSFRPQANYQGTCYIRVNLTDSFPSTGYLDVPIQVNNQQDAPAVATNLTPCAAAITEDVPYTCTVTITDPDPEVLTLSRHASDTCGWISETYGADNRTVTFSGTPNDSDVGVCILALEAADPLAANHMQSLSITVNNAEPTLTIAAPTTLVEDVETMPATVLTDVQVVSLDETHGTYSLDFTGLTGTACNDAAVIAVPSDFSINSTTGAVTFLPRADYFGTCYANIQFDDGNGAGNSIDTKEVTFVVDPVNDAPQITAIPTSHEILLNPSGATTSSFNLTIDVGPANENSQSLQLICTNSNTSRLTVDCTQNRNGDGVLTVNLSAIAGLDTSAIVTVKVKDSAAGTDESTVATIHVSVTDAVVLSAIAASTNNYNIYDQAVAQYSTGVATSTRTFVVTVNPGVTVSSADPSLPAMRTGSLVAGARVRLINKGSIIGAAGAGGSSAFAATGAQRMGQHGGTAFKIEALYAQVDILNDGFIFGGGGGGGRGGTDNTDAGAGGAGGRGEDAVANVNGTAGALAGGSGGNKATSLIYGTTPAADYAPSNGIGPTDGMAGQGGSSCLIGTALGNSAGEAYFGRGGFGAGFGGGAGACSVTYGGGGGGGYYGGGGGSGGLADNQDAGNVNTDTNGYNGGHGGAAIEVPTSVNSPSDINIDITPGATSKIAGCVWNDFSGVYLVSVTSDSDVNNRALTFSSTTSLDVSAPPGIKFWNNGRGKAYR encoded by the coding sequence ATGCTTGCACGTACTTTTTTAATCACATCGTTGCTTGTCTTAGTGGGCTGCATGAACGGCGGCTTTGAAACTCTTTCTTCAGCGTTGAAATTAAAGACAACTTTAAAAGCGGCATATAAAACAACGGACGTTATTGCCCTACAGTGGCAAGTCGCTAAAGGTGATCAGGCGCCAGAATATTTGCAGCTTGAAGTTTCTACGGATGATGGAAAAACTTGGACCGTTCATCAAGAGAATATTGAACCTACGGGTCTGTATGATTGGGATCTTAGTCCATTGCTTCCGGGAACTTATAAAGTGGCCTTGGTCACTTTCATTAAAGGCACTTCAGAACGTTTTATTCTAGGCTCTATTTTTATCGACAATCAAGTTCCTGTGGTAGGTGCTGATCAATCGATCTCGGTCACTGAAGACACGGTAAAAACCTTTGATATCAATCTTCCTGTAGAAAATGATCAGTACACTCTTTCTATTGTATCAGCACCGACAAAAGGAAGCCTTACGGGTTGCACGGATGGTGGTTCAACGCTTCAGTGTGTGTACACCACCAGTGCCGATAATGATCTTGATGATCAGTTTACTTATAAGATCGTGGATCGTGCTGGATATGAATCAGCCATTGGGACAGTGAATTTCGATCTTCAACCACTCAATGACGTCCCCGTTATTACGACCCTTGCTTGTGCTGCTTCGGCCGGCGAAAACGTTCTTTATTCCTGCACTATAAGTGCAACAGATGTGGATTTGCCATCACCGCTGACCTTAAGTTATCAGTTAGATCCAGCGACGACCTGTGGACCATGGTTGACTATCGACTCAAGCACAGGAGTCGTTAGTGGAACACCGGCTGGAAGTGATGTGGGAACCTCATGTACGGTGGAAGTTTATGCTGAAGACGATGTAAGTGGTCAAAGCCAGCATTTTGCTTGGAGCTTAGCGATCGAAAATTCCCCTCCGATTATAATTTTAACCGGCGGACCCTATTCTATAAATGAAGATGCAGGCTTAGCGACAGTAATCCCGGCAGGAAATATTTCCTCCATCGAAGAGGGCGGAGCGAGTACCTACAGTCTTTCGACGCCGTCTGTTTCTGGTGATCTGTGCGAAGATCACACGGCAGCGCCGTTGGCGACAAACCTATCGATTGATTCAAGTACAGGAGCGGTGAGCTTTAGACCTCAAGCAAACTATCAAGGCACTTGTTATATCCGAGTCAATTTAACAGATAGCTTTCCATCAACGGGTTATTTGGACGTTCCGATTCAAGTGAACAATCAGCAGGATGCCCCGGCGGTAGCAACTAATTTAACCCCGTGTGCAGCTGCCATCACAGAAGACGTACCTTATACTTGCACTGTCACAATCACAGACCCAGACCCTGAAGTATTGACTTTAAGTCGTCATGCCTCTGACACCTGCGGTTGGATTTCTGAAACCTATGGGGCCGACAATAGAACCGTGACTTTTTCAGGAACTCCTAATGATAGCGATGTGGGTGTTTGCATACTTGCTTTAGAAGCGGCAGACCCTTTGGCGGCGAATCACATGCAGTCACTATCCATCACAGTGAATAATGCAGAGCCCACTTTAACAATCGCAGCTCCAACCACCTTGGTTGAAGATGTGGAAACAATGCCAGCCACTGTCTTAACTGACGTTCAAGTCGTTTCTCTGGATGAAACCCATGGGACATATTCTTTAGATTTTACTGGGCTTACAGGGACTGCGTGTAACGATGCTGCCGTCATCGCTGTCCCCTCGGATTTCAGCATTAATTCAACCACGGGTGCTGTCACCTTTTTGCCACGTGCTGATTACTTTGGAACTTGTTATGCAAATATTCAATTTGATGATGGCAATGGGGCTGGCAATTCGATTGATACTAAAGAAGTGACCTTTGTTGTGGATCCAGTTAACGATGCTCCGCAAATTACAGCGATTCCAACCAGCCACGAAATTCTTTTAAATCCAAGCGGCGCAACCACATCCTCATTTAATCTGACTATTGACGTGGGCCCAGCGAATGAAAACAGCCAGTCATTACAGTTGATTTGTACAAATTCGAATACTTCCAGGTTGACGGTGGATTGCACGCAAAACCGCAATGGTGATGGCGTTTTGACAGTGAATCTTTCTGCGATAGCGGGACTTGATACCTCTGCTATAGTGACAGTGAAAGTCAAAGATAGCGCAGCAGGAACGGATGAATCCACCGTGGCTACGATCCATGTTTCTGTCACGGATGCTGTGGTATTATCGGCCATTGCTGCGAGCACAAATAATTATAATATCTATGACCAGGCGGTTGCTCAGTACAGTACGGGTGTTGCTACTTCTACGCGAACTTTTGTCGTGACCGTAAATCCGGGTGTGACAGTTTCAAGTGCAGATCCAAGTTTGCCAGCCATGCGAACGGGCTCTTTGGTCGCTGGGGCGCGTGTGCGATTGATTAATAAGGGATCGATAATAGGCGCTGCCGGTGCTGGTGGAAGTTCTGCATTTGCAGCGACTGGTGCTCAACGCATGGGTCAGCATGGAGGAACTGCATTTAAAATTGAAGCTCTTTACGCCCAAGTGGATATTCTGAATGACGGATTTATTTTCGGCGGCGGCGGTGGCGGCGGTCGCGGTGGAACAGACAACACAGATGCAGGCGCCGGCGGGGCCGGGGGACGTGGTGAAGATGCAGTCGCGAACGTCAATGGCACTGCGGGGGCATTGGCCGGGGGATCTGGTGGGAACAAAGCCACAAGCCTTATTTATGGAACAACACCAGCGGCAGATTATGCGCCTTCAAACGGAATCGGTCCCACGGATGGAATGGCAGGACAGGGTGGTTCAAGTTGTTTAATTGGAACGGCTTTAGGAAACAGCGCCGGTGAAGCTTATTTTGGCCGAGGTGGTTTTGGTGCCGGCTTCGGCGGTGGGGCGGGGGCATGTTCTGTCACCTATGGCGGTGGCGGCGGTGGTGGGTATTATGGCGGTGGCGGTGGTTCTGGGGGCCTAGCTGACAATCAAGATGCGGGAAACGTGAATACCGACACCAATGGTTATAATGGCGGTCATGGTGGCGCCGCAATTGAAGTTCCGACCAGCGTGAATTCGCCTAGCGATATAAATATTGATATCACCCCAGGGGCTACAAGCAAAATAGCGGGTTGTGTGTGGAACGACTTTAGTGGCGTTTACCTAGTTTCAGTCACGTCAGATAGTGATGTGAATAACAGAGCACTGACTTTCAGTTCAACAACGAGTCTTGATGTCAGTGCGCCGCCAGGAATTAAATTCTGGAACAATGGTCGTGGTAAAGCCTATCGCTAG
- a CDS encoding autotransporter outer membrane beta-barrel domain-containing protein, translated as MNLKRTLVLLVVLLTSIATHAQMELTEVPQGLSLQGRIIKPDGLPLEDASVTFNLKIISPNAESCVLWEENRTVNMTNSKGVINFVIGSSEGTKVNVGHSLAIHQILKNSAVINSLSFCDSGNSYTPLSGDTRKIRVSFTVGTEVVTLAPDLNLRSVPYAMESENAVALNGKKATDFIQNSANITQTKVETLLLPANFDGLLALLNPTSTAATTGAIGIPTSDGSTTAPPRDGLMRFDEATKTVQVAANGQWQNIVTSSAGIQTNDLADEAITEEKISDEAITSDKIMTSAVTNSKIADGAITFNKIANGAVSTIKIVDSAITTAKILDGTINTVDLANNAITTVKILDSNVTTSKIADQNVTTAKIADSNVTTSKIADSNVTTSKIADSNVTTNKLADLNVTTGKLADEAVTTAKIADLNVTTAKLADNSVTTAKILNLNVTTAKIADQNVTSAKIADGNVTTIKIADGNVTDAKIASVSGAKVSGNISGNAAGFYGALAGDVVGGQTGTTVQRVQGRWVANVNPGVGQVLKWDGGQWVPQADNNSGGTITYVGPSTGLQGGGGSGAVYLGLTNTGVGAGWYGNGSYIPQFYVDAQGRITAVNHVAVAAAGSACGGNGHGLVYATAGSCGTSTLYQCYNGSTRTIGYINNGTTCDGDGDGF; from the coding sequence ATGAACTTAAAAAGAACCTTGGTTTTGTTGGTTGTTCTTTTAACTTCGATCGCAACCCATGCGCAGATGGAACTTACCGAAGTTCCGCAAGGGTTGAGCCTTCAAGGTCGCATCATTAAGCCTGATGGTCTTCCGTTAGAAGATGCTAGCGTCACATTTAATCTTAAAATCATTTCGCCTAATGCGGAATCCTGCGTGCTTTGGGAAGAAAACCGCACAGTGAATATGACGAACTCTAAAGGTGTCATTAACTTTGTTATCGGTTCAAGTGAAGGCACAAAGGTAAATGTAGGTCACTCGTTAGCTATTCATCAAATATTAAAAAATTCCGCGGTCATTAATTCCTTAAGTTTCTGTGATAGCGGCAATAGTTATACGCCTCTCAGTGGTGACACTAGAAAAATTCGCGTTAGCTTCACTGTAGGCACTGAGGTAGTTACTTTGGCTCCGGATTTAAACTTACGTTCTGTTCCTTATGCGATGGAGTCAGAAAATGCCGTTGCCTTAAATGGTAAGAAAGCTACCGACTTCATTCAAAATTCTGCGAATATCACTCAGACAAAAGTGGAAACACTTTTATTACCCGCTAACTTTGACGGACTGTTGGCTTTATTAAATCCTACTTCTACAGCAGCGACAACCGGAGCTATTGGCATTCCGACGTCAGACGGTTCTACCACAGCTCCCCCGCGTGATGGTTTAATGAGATTTGATGAAGCCACGAAAACAGTTCAGGTCGCAGCAAACGGTCAATGGCAAAACATCGTCACTAGTTCTGCGGGTATTCAGACAAATGACCTAGCAGATGAAGCGATCACCGAAGAAAAGATTTCAGATGAAGCTATTACATCTGACAAAATTATGACAAGTGCTGTGACCAATTCAAAAATCGCTGACGGTGCAATTACGTTTAATAAAATCGCTAACGGTGCAGTCAGTACAATTAAGATCGTCGACTCGGCCATTACGACGGCTAAGATTCTTGATGGAACTATCAATACAGTGGATTTAGCAAATAACGCTATCACCACAGTGAAGATCTTAGATAGCAATGTCACTACATCAAAGATTGCTGATCAAAATGTGACGACAGCCAAAATTGCCGATTCCAACGTAACTACTAGCAAGATTGCTGATTCGAACGTAACTACTAGCAAGATTGCTGATTCGAACGTAACCACAAATAAATTAGCTGATTTAAATGTGACAACAGGTAAACTAGCTGATGAAGCTGTGACAACAGCTAAAATTGCAGATCTTAATGTTACGACTGCAAAGCTTGCCGACAACAGTGTGACGACAGCTAAGATTTTGAATTTAAACGTAACAACAGCCAAGATCGCTGACCAAAATGTGACGTCAGCAAAGATCGCCGATGGAAACGTAACGACAATTAAAATCGCAGACGGCAATGTCACTGACGCGAAAATTGCTTCGGTTTCGGGGGCGAAGGTTTCAGGAAATATATCTGGTAATGCCGCGGGATTTTATGGTGCTTTAGCAGGCGACGTGGTCGGTGGACAAACTGGAACCACAGTTCAAAGAGTTCAAGGTCGCTGGGTTGCTAACGTCAACCCTGGTGTTGGCCAAGTTTTAAAATGGGATGGCGGCCAGTGGGTTCCCCAAGCCGATAACAATTCTGGCGGTACGATCACTTACGTAGGACCAAGCACGGGACTGCAAGGTGGTGGCGGCAGCGGTGCTGTTTATCTTGGACTTACAAATACCGGTGTCGGTGCTGGATGGTATGGGAATGGCTCTTATATCCCGCAATTCTATGTGGATGCCCAGGGTCGCATCACGGCGGTGAACCATGTCGCTGTTGCTGCAGCCGGCAGCGCCTGCGGTGGTAATGGTCATGGGTTGGTTTACGCCACTGCAGGTTCTTGTGGAACGTCGACACTTTATCAATGTTATAATGGTTCAACCCGCACCATTGGTTATATCAACAACGGAACAACCTGTGACGGTGACGGCGATGGCTTCTAA
- a CDS encoding pentapeptide repeat-containing protein, with translation MKAIGIFGATFVALIFQTQITRANLLSPSVFSGQKQNKVIYDEKPLAFSQIINASFTNSSFILNHWQQISVKNSSWVKSKLVGTKIVSSSIEDVQFFESDLSGIKCFHCQIKNAKFENVKLDGARFFNSQFENVDFTNVQFSRTDFIASTFKNCSMDSRSAKLLPADFIKKSKIVIRSSP, from the coding sequence ATGAAGGCCATCGGAATTTTCGGAGCTACTTTTGTTGCCTTAATTTTTCAAACGCAAATTACGCGAGCTAATTTGCTTAGCCCCTCTGTGTTTAGCGGTCAGAAGCAAAATAAAGTGATCTATGATGAGAAGCCGTTGGCATTCTCTCAAATAATTAATGCAAGCTTCACCAACTCCTCTTTCATTTTAAATCACTGGCAGCAAATATCGGTCAAAAACAGCTCGTGGGTGAAATCAAAACTCGTAGGTACCAAAATAGTTTCAAGCTCAATAGAAGATGTGCAATTTTTCGAATCGGACCTTTCGGGAATCAAATGTTTCCACTGCCAGATTAAAAATGCGAAGTTTGAAAATGTAAAATTAGATGGCGCCCGCTTTTTTAACAGTCAGTTTGAAAACGTTGATTTTACGAATGTCCAGTTCAGCCGCACTGATTTTATCGCCTCCACTTTTAAGAACTGCAGTATGGATTCACGATCGGCGAAGTTATTGCCGGCGGATTTTATAAAGAAATCAAAAATAGTCATTAGGTCCTCACCATGA
- a CDS encoding pentapeptide repeat-containing protein encodes MINFKIYYSLLGIFLVATQLFPQGRVLFPPPKINSLYFPSKDQVFSPSFPVLTPGTEPRFPDANVILQENLYAPFSVLNGKNLSKLNLEKAHLGFADLRFADLKDTNLSKALLYGANLEGAIFNSETRLPFSKETAFSLGMKESP; translated from the coding sequence ATGATCAATTTTAAGATCTATTATTCTTTGTTAGGGATTTTTTTGGTAGCAACTCAACTCTTCCCGCAAGGAAGAGTTTTGTTTCCGCCACCAAAGATCAACTCTTTGTACTTTCCTTCCAAAGATCAGGTCTTCTCGCCTTCTTTTCCGGTGTTAACTCCTGGGACAGAACCACGTTTTCCTGATGCCAACGTTATTCTGCAAGAAAATCTGTATGCACCGTTTTCCGTCTTAAATGGTAAAAATCTATCTAAGCTAAATTTAGAAAAAGCCCATTTAGGTTTCGCTGACCTACGCTTTGCTGATCTTAAAGACACTAATTTATCAAAAGCTCTTTTGTATGGTGCGAACTTGGAAGGCGCCATTTTCAACTCTGAAACCCGCCTGCCCTTTTCAAAAGAAACGGCTTTTTCTTTGGGAATGAAGGAATCGCCGTGA